Proteins found in one Salvelinus alpinus chromosome 11, SLU_Salpinus.1, whole genome shotgun sequence genomic segment:
- the pax4 gene encoding paired box protein Pax-4: MCGTNVDLSNEGSGCVNQLGGVFLNGRPLPAYKRRKMIELASEGVRPCEISRILQVSNGCVSKILSRYHKTGLLDPKATGGSRPRLLTPEVISKIIECKTKNPTIFAWEIRKKLAAERICKSATVPSVSSVNRILRKIQLDSAMLSVEISGHRPRYPGLLVETPTQSVVKEREEMETVEVNQPPGPQHRNRTTFTLEQCRVLEQEFTRSHYADMFTREKLASEIQLPEDTIKVWFSNRRAKWRREAKYKSSVHGAHTPFLMNQKNKDFPSVNSMTTTNSMTQQTHWSQRESLGVQFDTSCSEISQRYGPATTTERGIGGTEVLGYRGISIPLPSSASQYSGSTTFPLVHPQDERTPSTHHAERFIFPLAHHYTDVRTVFPLAHQTERMGHSVNYHWDDGSDFPLAHHQTDERFLLAHHRERTGGPSLI; encoded by the exons ATGTGTGGAACAAATGTGGACCTGTCAAACGAAG gGAGCGGGTGTGTCAATCAGCTTGGTGGGGTGTTTCTGAACGGGAGGCCGCTTCCAGCATATAAAAGGAGGAAGATGATCGAACTGGCATCGGAAGGTGTGCGCCCATGCGAGATCTCCAGAATTCTGCAG GTGTCAAATGGCTGCGTTAGCAAGATTTTGAGCAGGTACCACAAAACCGGCCTCCTGGACCCGAAGGCGACCGGAGGTAGTAGACCTCGACTCCTCACCCCCGAAGTCATCTCGAAAATAATCGAATGCAAGACGAAAAACCCAACAATATTCGCCTGGGAAATCAGAAAAAAGCTCGCGGCCGAAAGAATCTGTAAATCGGCCACAGTTCCCAGT GTGTCCTCTGTAAACCGAATTCTCAGGAAAATTCAACTCGACTCTGCGATGTTGAGTGTGGAGATTTCTGGGCACCGCCCCAGATACCCAG GTCTTCTAGTGGAGACCCCAACGCAGTCagtagtgaaggagagggaggagatggagacagttgAGGTGAACCAGCCTCCTGGGCCCCAGCATCGCAACCGCACCACCTTCACCTTGGAGCAATGCAGAGTGTTAGAGCAAG AATTCACACGGAGCCACTATGCAGACATGTTCACCAGGGAAAAACTGGCATCTGAGATCCAACTTCCAGAGGACACCATCAAG GTGTGGTTCTCAAACAGAAGAGCAAAATGGAGGAGGGAAGCCAAGTATAAGAGCAGTGTCCATGGAGCacata CTCCATTTCTGATGAACCAAAAGAACAAAGATTTCCCTTCAGTGAATTCGATGACAACAACCAACTCAATGACTCAACAG ACTCACTGGAGTCAGAGGGAGAGTTTGGGAGTACAGTTTGACACTTCATGCTCAGAAATCTCCCAGAGATATGGTCCAGCTACTACAACAGAGAGAG GTATAGGAGGAACAGAAGTGTTGGGCTATAGAGGCATCTCCATTCCACTTCCATCCTCAGCATCTCAATACTCAGGCAGCACCACGTTCCCATTGGTCCATCCCCAGGACGAGAGGACTCCATCCACTCACCATGCAGAGAGATTCATTTTCCCATTGGCTCATCATTACACAGACGTGAGGACAGTCTTCCCATTGGCTCATCAGACTGAGAGGATGGGACATTCAGTGAACTATCATTGGGATGATGGGTCAGATTTCCCATTGGCTCATCACCAAACAGATGAAAGGTTTCTATTGGCTCATCACAGGGAGAGGACTGGTGGTCCATCGCTTATTTGA